GAATAGGGCTGCGCCAAGCGATGGGGGACAGCAGGAATACAATGATAAGGAACGCCACCTGGGACAGGTAGAACGGCTCCAGCCACTGCTGCTTCAATGCGACGTAAAAAGTGTTATGAACTACGTCGACCAAGATGATCGCTGCGGTAAGCACAATTCCGGCTCTTGGCTTGAGGAACAGGAGCAGAGCTGCGAGCGGGTCAAAAAATGTAAGCCACCCCCAGAAAATACGGCTCACCAAATAAGCGCTAGGCCCGTATCCGTAGTCCCAGAGCAAACCATGTAAAGCATCTGCACGGATGTGATTAGCGGTGGCGACAAAAAGGCAACACGCAAACAAAACTCTGACGGCGAATGACAACCTTGGCATAGCTTTATCTACAGTCGTGATCTAAGCCCAGCATCATAGCGGGATCGACCAACGATACCAGCTGTTGCTAATTGAGAAGGTGTGATGGCCAACCGCTTACTTTCACTTTGACCTGGTGTGCCAATGACTGCTTTTGGCCGATTCTGTTGAAAAAGTAGCTCCCCTGTCTGGCCTGCGGCAAAATCTCTGCATTGGCCAGCAGGGAAGCGCACAGCATGATGGGACAGTTATCGAGTGAGCAGGATCGACTGTTTTACTCGTTCAACCTTGAAGATCACATCCCAGCCAATCACCTTCTGCGCAGCATTGACCAGTGTCTCGATCTGAGCGACCTGCGCCATTACCTCGCCGATTTTTATAGCCCGATCGGGCGTCCGTCGATTGACCCTGAACTGGTGATTCGCATGCTGATCGTGGGCTATTGCTATGGCATTCGCTCAGAGCGGCGGTTGTGCGAAGAGGCCCATCTGAACCTGGCGTATCGTTGGTTCTGCCGGTTGAGCCTTGAAGATGAAGTCCCCAACCACTCGACCTTTTCCAAAAATCGACACGGCCGTTTTCGGGACAGCGATCTGTTTCGCTGGTTGTTCAACGAGGTGCTGCGTCGTTGCATGGACGCCAGCATCATCAAAGCGGATGCGAGTCGGCAGCGCGGCGCTTTCTGCTCTGCGTGAAGTGCAGCAACAGATCATGCTTAGATGTTGGGGTGGTAAAAAATGATACGGGTTGCGACGGCCGTTGCAGCAGGAACTTCAGGGTATTGGCCAGGTCAATAGCGGCCCTATATCGGAAATGCCGAGCAGCGCTGTGGTCTGTTTTACGGCAGTGCCTGCGAGTTCAGTCGAGTCCGCCCCCTGATGCCAACCAAGAGTTTTCTGCCCGGCCTCATCCTGGTGTTCTGCGCCGTCGCGTCGTTTTGTTCTGTCGCTGCCGAGCGAAGAGCGCCCGCGCAAAGCAACAGCGCATCAACCACCCTGATCGAAACAGCCTCGCGGCAGTATGAAAATGGCCAACTGGACCAGGCCGCCGCCACGCTGGAGCGTGCCCTGCATATCCAGCCGAACAATCCCGCGACTCTGCATTACCTCGGTGTGTTGCGTCTTCAGCAGGGGCAGTACCAGCAGGCTGAAACCTTGGCGGTGCGCTCGAACATGCGGGTTGGTCGCAACGTCGAGTTGCGCAACCGCAACTTCCAATTGATCCAGGCGGCGCAGCAGGCCCAGTCTTCGGGGACCCCACCCAATGCCAAAGAGGACCTGGTCGCAGTACAGAAGGGGCTGGAAGAGGAGACCCAAAGGCGCCGCGAAGTGGAAATGGCGGCTGTTGAGCAATCCATTCCGGACACTGGGCGCGACGCTGGCAACTTCGCTAGCGCAGAGACAGATCGGGTTTCGGATGCACCGACGGCTGGCAGAGCCGGGTCCGAAGGAAAATTGCAAATGGCTAATGTCGAGCCAGAGAGGGCATACGCTGAGGTTGAGATTCCCCGCGGCCATATGCCGCCTCCGGGCAAATGCCGAATCTGGTTTCCTGATCGTCCGCCGGGGCATCAGCCTGCACCCGGCAAATGCAAGAAGCTGCGATATCGAGTTCCCTCAGGAGCCTACCTGGTGCGCGGTTTCTGAATGTCCAAATCTGGCCGATAGCAGTCGTTCACACGTCTTTTCTTTCAGCCCGAGGCAGGTGTAACGAACGGCGAGATTAATCACAGGTAGATAGCTTACGCAGCTAGTCCCAGTCCATTTTGATATTTTCTTGTTTTCGGAACTCGTCCAGCACGCTCTGATAATGGGACCTTTCAAAGGTCAGGCAGGGTATCGCGTCGTACCAGTCAACAGATGGAAGTTCCAGCGTAATCAAATCCTTTAGCAAGCCAAATCGGCTCCACTGGACTTGATGCTTATCAGCGCACTGCTCAGCGACAATAACGGTGCAGGTCAGGTCTAGGTCATCAGAGCAAACAAGCAAGGGAGCCAGGGTCTTCCATCCCGGTGCAGTGGAATAGATCCGATCCCATATCAACCAAGTATCTTCATCGCTGTACAAGCCTGAATGGGCCGCTACGAGATGAAGCTCAGCATCCGGGTTATGCCTAGGCAGCCAAACCTCCAGAGGTACTCCGTCAACGGCAAAAGTCGGATAGAAGCCGATGCTGTACTTCGATTTATGGCTTGCGATTGAAATCAGGTTGCTCATTACATCCCTCGATTCCCCAGAAAGCCGTAGAGCCTACTTAAGGGGACGGTTTTATTTTCTGATATTTAATCCGCCCGCCTTTCTCGCTCAGCCAACCTACTCAAACCGCCGCCGCTTCATGAACAATCCCATCCCCATCGCCACGGCAAAAACCGACAGCAACCCCAGATCAAACCCCAACAAGCGGATCTGACCTGCCACAACGCAGCCAACCGCACCCGCCGCCACCAACACCACTCCTAGCCACTTGCGTAGCAGATACGGTTTGAGGAATTGATCGAGCAGAAAGGACAACACCAAGGCAATGACCAATTGAGTAATTACGGACATGTACGTCTCCAGTCAGGTCTTGATGATCAATGTCGAGAGGGTGCGTTGCGGGCCGATACCGCCGTTGACCTGCGCCTCGATGCTGACCAGTACGTCGCCAGCATGGTAGGTGGGTAGGATTTCATTGGCATACGTGCGCACACCGGCCCCTACAGATATCGCCACGTAAGAGGGGGCCACGGCCTTGGCGGCGGCAGTGAAGGCCGCGGCTGCAAGGTTGGCGATCGTGGTGCGCTGGGCGTTGAGGGCATCGCCCTGTTGCCGGGTCAACGGCTTGGAGATGCCGATCATCATCAGGCACGGCAGGTTTTTGGCCAGCATCTTGTCGTACACCTCGACGACCTTGCTGTTGACCTCATAGTGGGCGTTTTTTGCCTCGCCAAAATGCAGCTCGCGCAGGCGCCCACGTTCGCTGTCGGTGAGGGTGATCTGCGAGATGTTGAAGACGATCCCGTGATTGCCCATGTATTGGAAAGTCCCTTCGAACTTCATCGCTCGTTTCCTTTTGAGGTAAAGGTGGCGATTCTCTACAACGAGCGTATTGGATTCAAATCATTTCATCTGGCTGGAGCGGGGAGCGGTGAATGCCGGTCAGTTAAGCAGGCACCCTTGGCGAGCATTTTTTCCAGGGAGTCGAGCATAGCGGCGTCCTTATCAGTTTTGGCAGTGATTGACCGGTTGGGAGTTGGACCGCTATCGCGAGCAAGCCCCAGCTCCAGAGCAGAACAAGCCGCCCGCATCACCAAAAAACCTCCCTCCTACAGCTTCCACCTTTGAGATCGGCGCAATGTGTAGCGAGGATCATAAAGGCTGCTTTTGGCCGATTTCTGCCTGTCATGAAGGGCAGAGATCGACCCGAAGCAGCCGTTGAGATCTATTTGTTATCGCTTTATGTTGGTCGTTTTCATGGAGGATTCTGACTGATGGCACGCGTGGGCTTGATACTGACACCCGGTTTTGCGGACTGGGAATACGCTTTCATTGCAGGAACTGCATCCCCGTTTTACGGCATCGACGTCAGGTTTTTTGCCTCTGCCACGGGGCAGTTCCGCTCACAGGG
The Pseudomonas lini DNA segment above includes these coding regions:
- a CDS encoding tetratricopeptide repeat protein, whose translation is MPTKSFLPGLILVFCAVASFCSVAAERRAPAQSNSASTTLIETASRQYENGQLDQAAATLERALHIQPNNPATLHYLGVLRLQQGQYQQAETLAVRSNMRVGRNVELRNRNFQLIQAAQQAQSSGTPPNAKEDLVAVQKGLEEETQRRREVEMAAVEQSIPDTGRDAGNFASAETDRVSDAPTAGRAGSEGKLQMANVEPERAYAEVEIPRGHMPPPGKCRIWFPDRPPGHQPAPGKCKKLRYRVPSGAYLVRGF